A part of Candidatus Poribacteria bacterium genomic DNA contains:
- a CDS encoding dehydrogenase, which produces MGNVYGSAFPKLYANWSNQMTRAAVIGYGFAGRCFHTYLVGLANGLELHSIATRDPERRAAAQRDYPDAKCVATMDEVLADSKVDLVVLATPHNTHRDLAVQAMDAGKHVVVDKVVAMDAAETIEMAEAAKRNRVLFSVFHNRRWDWDFLTVQRAIQDGYLGEPYLFESAIMRYGKPGGWRGVKSQSGGILYDWGAHLMDQALQIVPSKVESVSCQIQHRGWDTDIGSYVQVNINFENGVIYRVEVGNLSLYARPRFQVFGDQGTFVKTGVDPQEPFMIRGDIDAAVEEPEHQARVWTMQGGERREFTMETVRGSWRSYYQNIADVLNNGAELVVTPEQMVRLMQVYDAAMTAAEYGVTIPLGI; this is translated from the coding sequence ATGGGCAATGTCTACGGCTCTGCCTTCCCGAAGCTGTACGCGAACTGGAGCAATCAGATGACTCGCGCCGCCGTCATCGGGTACGGGTTTGCCGGACGCTGTTTCCACACGTATCTGGTCGGGCTCGCGAACGGACTAGAGCTGCACTCGATTGCCACGCGCGATCCCGAGCGCCGCGCCGCGGCACAGCGCGACTATCCCGACGCCAAGTGCGTCGCGACGATGGACGAGGTACTCGCCGACAGCAAGGTCGATCTCGTGGTGCTGGCGACTCCGCACAACACGCATCGAGACCTAGCCGTTCAGGCGATGGATGCCGGAAAGCACGTCGTCGTGGACAAGGTCGTCGCGATGGATGCCGCCGAAACCATCGAGATGGCGGAAGCCGCGAAGCGGAACCGCGTCCTCTTTTCGGTGTTCCACAACCGGCGTTGGGATTGGGACTTCCTCACCGTTCAGCGTGCCATCCAGGACGGATACCTTGGGGAACCGTACCTGTTCGAGTCCGCCATCATGCGTTACGGGAAGCCCGGAGGCTGGCGAGGCGTCAAGTCGCAGAGCGGAGGAATACTCTACGACTGGGGCGCACACCTGATGGATCAGGCGCTCCAGATCGTACCCTCGAAGGTCGAGTCAGTGTCGTGCCAGATTCAACATCGAGGGTGGGACACGGACATCGGCAGCTACGTGCAGGTGAACATCAACTTCGAGAACGGCGTCATCTATCGCGTCGAGGTCGGGAATCTCTCGCTCTATGCCCGACCGCGCTTCCAGGTGTTCGGCGACCAAGGGACGTTCGTCAAGACCGGCGTCGATCCCCAAGAGCCGTTCATGATCCGAGGCGATATCGACGCCGCCGTGGAAGAACCGGAGCACCAAGCCCGCGTATGGACGATGCAAGGGGGAGAGCGACGCGAGTTCACCATGGAGACGGTGCGCGGGTCGTGGCGCAGCTACTACCAGAACATCGCCGACGTGCTGAACAACGGCGCTGAGCTCGTCGTCACGCCGGAGCAGATGGTGCGGCTCATGCAGGTCTACGATGCGGCGATGACCGCGGCGGAATACGGTGTCACGATCCCGCTCGGCATCTGA
- a CDS encoding PEGA domain-containing protein — MSRTPAGSLAILSLLTALLWASQSQSQEPAWGLFVDIGSPRGAPSMSAIDDDLHALRDRIVNLTGSSPDRFTLSTGGNHTRQAIASLIRDFGSRAPAGAPAYIYLRGYVHKPRTENAIYVMPSDASLDAGAGGSPAPIRDSELRSWLASVRSSEVVLMMDLMTRDAPLGIFHGNRTTLGSIGLTVIALKPLGSSMARLLAQSLTPTADSDGDGVLRPDEVANTLQSRVYTRGITAADAIVGLTGANDVALATLPAGLTVETSPEGATVLVDGVEVGKSPYRLSQLRRKVYSVSARMPGYRDADPVLVNVTRTRGKSYSAAVALSPVRIRGTVSVPAGVQVTNIVVTVRPDIGLTRVLSAPGAFEFDTTGAALKSGETYRIIAATADDRLYGEATAKFSGTTDIDVAIEAAERTSWEVAQIRFEAGYPDQALASAAEARRTAYELPSLSSEFADFLLEAWGTQTGASRAMIASAQLAAQLGDPKASRAYWRLALRASAKGSDDRAYAADQLRAAGGGAAIPMAAAAAFLLAVLTSLAWIVWRRRRNPAA, encoded by the coding sequence ACCAGCCTGGGGCTTGTTCGTCGATATCGGCTCGCCGCGAGGCGCGCCGTCGATGTCGGCTATCGACGATGACCTCCATGCGCTCCGGGACCGCATCGTGAACCTCACGGGCTCCTCGCCTGATCGGTTCACCCTATCGACTGGCGGGAACCACACTCGCCAGGCCATCGCGTCGCTGATCCGCGACTTCGGAAGTCGAGCGCCCGCCGGAGCCCCGGCATACATCTACCTGCGGGGTTACGTCCATAAGCCTCGCACCGAGAACGCCATCTACGTCATGCCATCCGACGCGTCATTGGACGCTGGCGCTGGCGGCTCCCCTGCCCCCATCCGCGACTCGGAGCTGAGGTCCTGGCTTGCCAGTGTTCGCAGCTCCGAGGTCGTGCTGATGATGGACTTGATGACACGCGACGCCCCCCTCGGGATCTTCCATGGAAACCGCACGACGCTCGGATCGATCGGTCTGACGGTCATCGCCCTGAAGCCGCTGGGAAGCTCAATGGCACGCCTTCTCGCCCAATCGCTGACGCCAACGGCGGACTCCGACGGCGACGGCGTGCTCCGTCCAGACGAGGTCGCGAATACCCTCCAGAGCCGCGTCTACACGCGGGGCATCACGGCTGCCGACGCGATCGTCGGCTTGACCGGAGCCAATGACGTCGCGTTGGCGACACTGCCCGCCGGTCTGACGGTCGAGACCTCGCCCGAAGGGGCGACCGTCCTGGTGGATGGCGTCGAGGTCGGCAAGAGCCCCTATCGACTGTCCCAGCTTCGTCGGAAGGTCTACTCTGTCAGCGCACGGATGCCGGGGTATCGCGACGCAGACCCGGTGCTCGTGAATGTGACGCGTACTCGCGGCAAGAGCTACTCGGCGGCCGTGGCGCTGAGCCCGGTGCGCATCCGGGGCACGGTCTCCGTTCCGGCAGGGGTTCAGGTGACCAACATCGTCGTGACCGTGCGCCCGGACATCGGGTTAACGAGAGTTCTCAGCGCTCCGGGCGCGTTCGAGTTCGACACGACGGGAGCGGCGCTGAAGTCGGGCGAGACGTATCGCATCATCGCGGCAACCGCCGATGACCGCCTATACGGCGAGGCGACGGCCAAGTTCTCAGGCACGACGGACATCGACGTTGCAATCGAGGCGGCTGAGCGCACATCGTGGGAGGTCGCCCAGATTCGGTTCGAGGCGGGCTACCCGGACCAGGCTCTGGCGTCGGCGGCTGAGGCGCGGCGAACCGCATACGAGCTCCCGAGCCTGTCGTCCGAGTTCGCCGACTTCCTTCTCGAAGCGTGGGGAACGCAGACCGGCGCATCGCGGGCGATGATCGCCAGCGCCCAACTCGCCGCGCAGTTGGGTGACCCGAAGGCTTCCCGCGCCTATTGGCGGCTTGCCCTGCGAGCGTCAGCGAAGGGGTCGGACGACCGAGCCTATGCGGCGGACCAGCTCCGCGCAGCCGGGGGTGGCGCAGCCATCCCCATGGCAGCCGCCGCCGCGTTTCTCCTCGCCGTGCTGACGTCGCTAGCCTGGATCGTCTGGCGACGTCGGAGGAACCCCGCCGCGTAG